The following proteins are encoded in a genomic region of Dokdonia donghaensis DSW-1:
- a CDS encoding peptide chain release factor 3, whose protein sequence is MSFKKEIARRRTFGIVSHPDAGKTTLTEKLLLFGGAIQEAGAVKSNKIKKGATSDFMEIERQRGISVATSVLAFEYNGIKVNILDTPGHKDFAEDTFRTLTAVDSVIVVVDVAKGVEPQTEKLVEVCRMRNIPMIVFVNKLDREGKDAFELLDEIEEKLRLKVTPLSFPIGMGYDFKGIYNLWEKNVNLFSGDSRKNIEETIQVSNLEDSILDELVGEDSANNLREELELVQGVYPAFDQEEYLAGHQQPVFFGSALNNFGVRELLDCFVKIAPPPRPKMSEERLVLPNEDAFSGFVFKIHANMDPKHRDRLAFIKIVSGVFERNKPYLHVRNKKNLKFSSPNAFFAERKEIVDISYPGDIVGLHDTGNFKIGDTLTSGEILHYKGIPAFSPEHFRYINNADPMKSKQLAKGIDQLMDEGVAQLFTLELNGRKVIGTVGALQYEVIQYRLEHEYGAKCTYEPLGVSKACWVDPEDPKSEEFKEFLRVKQRFMAKDKRGQLVFLADSPFTLQMTQQKYPSVKMHYVSEFKD, encoded by the coding sequence ATGAGTTTCAAAAAAGAAATAGCCCGCAGAAGAACCTTTGGGATTGTATCTCACCCAGATGCAGGAAAAACTACTCTTACAGAAAAATTACTCCTTTTTGGGGGAGCAATACAAGAAGCAGGAGCTGTAAAATCGAATAAAATCAAGAAAGGAGCCACGAGTGATTTTATGGAAATAGAGCGCCAGCGTGGTATTTCTGTCGCTACTTCTGTACTTGCGTTTGAGTATAATGGTATTAAAGTAAATATACTTGACACACCTGGTCACAAAGATTTTGCAGAAGACACCTTTAGAACACTCACAGCGGTAGATAGTGTAATTGTAGTGGTAGACGTAGCAAAAGGAGTCGAACCACAAACAGAGAAGCTTGTAGAGGTGTGTAGAATGCGTAATATTCCTATGATCGTGTTTGTAAACAAGCTGGATCGTGAAGGTAAAGACGCTTTTGAACTACTTGATGAAATTGAAGAAAAGCTACGCCTTAAAGTAACCCCACTAAGTTTCCCTATAGGTATGGGTTATGACTTTAAAGGTATATACAATCTCTGGGAGAAAAACGTAAACCTCTTTAGCGGTGATAGTAGAAAAAATATAGAAGAGACTATTCAAGTTTCAAACCTTGAAGATAGTATCTTAGACGAGTTAGTAGGAGAAGATTCTGCAAATAATTTACGTGAAGAATTAGAGCTTGTACAGGGAGTTTACCCCGCATTTGACCAAGAAGAATACCTTGCCGGACACCAACAACCTGTGTTTTTTGGATCTGCGTTAAATAATTTTGGAGTGAGAGAACTCTTAGATTGTTTTGTAAAGATTGCACCGCCACCAAGGCCTAAAATGAGCGAGGAACGCCTTGTTTTACCTAATGAAGATGCTTTTTCTGGATTTGTATTTAAAATACACGCAAATATGGACCCTAAGCACCGAGATAGACTTGCATTTATAAAGATTGTTTCTGGTGTTTTTGAGCGCAATAAACCATACTTGCACGTACGTAATAAGAAAAACCTAAAATTTTCTAGTCCCAATGCATTTTTTGCAGAGCGTAAGGAAATTGTAGACATCTCTTACCCGGGTGATATTGTGGGCTTACACGACACCGGTAACTTTAAGATAGGCGACACCTTAACCTCTGGAGAAATACTACACTATAAAGGTATACCTGCCTTCTCGCCAGAACACTTTAGATATATTAACAATGCTGACCCTATGAAATCTAAGCAGTTAGCAAAGGGTATAGATCAACTTATGGATGAAGGTGTAGCACAATTGTTTACATTAGAACTTAACGGAAGAAAGGTTATAGGTACCGTAGGTGCATTACAATATGAAGTAATACAATACAGACTAGAGCACGAGTATGGCGCAAAATGTACATATGAACCTCTAGGCGTATCAAAAGCTTGCTGGGTGGACCCAGAAGACCCTAAAAGTGAAGAATTTAAAGAATTCTTGAGAGTTAAACAGCGTTTTATGGCCAAAGACAAAAGAGGTCAACTCGTATTTCTTGCCGACTCCCCTTTTACTTTACAGATGACTCAACAAAAATATCCATCTGTAAAAATGCACTACGTGAGTGAATTTAAAGATTAA
- a CDS encoding DUF2851 family protein: MQEDFLHYLWKFKKYAFAKAKTTTGLPITLVAAGQHNELSGPDFFNASLHIGDQLWAGNVEIHLKSSDWYAHHHEKDPAYDNVILHVVWEHDVEIYRANNDAIPTLVLKDYVSPQALKNYKKLFANQSQKWINCDVDIKRVPAMIEENWLERLYFERLARKTDLIKPLLEMVNNDWEATFFILLLKGFGTKINASSFQSIGEKLPFSVIRKCAPEPFKLEALLLGMANLLPEDTIDSYPMQLQGEFEFILHKFALDSSGILPVQFFKLRPDNFPTIRLSQIAQLYHKHPNLFSKVMTAKSIEELYLLFDINASIYWDTHYSFGKEQKKRVKKLTKSFVDILLINAVLPLRFYYSQYLGKDEGELLLKMIQTIKPEKNSIIKKFEQIRAKTKNAQETQALLELKSQYCDVNKCLSCAIGNFLIADS; the protein is encoded by the coding sequence ATGCAAGAAGATTTTCTTCATTATTTATGGAAATTTAAGAAGTACGCTTTCGCGAAAGCGAAAACCACCACAGGCCTACCTATAACCTTAGTAGCTGCAGGACAACATAATGAACTCTCGGGTCCAGATTTTTTTAATGCAAGTTTGCATATAGGTGATCAGTTATGGGCAGGAAATGTAGAGATACACTTAAAATCTTCTGACTGGTATGCTCATCATCACGAAAAAGACCCTGCATATGATAATGTGATATTGCACGTAGTATGGGAGCACGATGTTGAGATTTATAGAGCAAATAATGACGCTATACCCACCCTTGTTCTCAAAGATTATGTCTCACCACAAGCGCTTAAGAATTACAAAAAGCTATTTGCAAATCAATCTCAAAAGTGGATAAATTGTGATGTAGATATCAAGCGTGTGCCAGCTATGATAGAAGAAAACTGGCTGGAGCGTTTATATTTTGAAAGACTAGCTCGCAAAACCGACCTTATCAAGCCTTTGCTAGAGATGGTAAATAATGACTGGGAGGCTACATTTTTTATATTGTTACTCAAAGGCTTTGGGACCAAAATCAATGCAAGTTCTTTTCAATCAATAGGAGAGAAGCTCCCTTTTTCTGTAATACGTAAATGTGCTCCAGAGCCCTTTAAGCTAGAGGCATTATTGCTTGGTATGGCAAACCTCCTGCCAGAAGATACTATAGATTCTTACCCTATGCAGCTGCAGGGTGAATTTGAATTTATACTACATAAATTTGCTCTTGACAGTAGTGGTATTTTGCCCGTGCAGTTTTTTAAATTACGTCCAGATAATTTTCCCACCATACGGTTATCCCAAATAGCGCAACTATATCACAAGCACCCTAATTTATTCAGTAAAGTGATGACCGCAAAAAGCATAGAGGAATTATACTTGCTTTTTGATATAAACGCGTCCATATATTGGGATACACATTATTCTTTTGGGAAGGAACAAAAGAAACGAGTAAAAAAGCTCACAAAATCTTTTGTGGATATCTTGCTCATCAATGCCGTCTTGCCGTTACGTTTTTATTATTCACAATATCTAGGAAAAGATGAAGGTGAGTTGTTGCTCAAAATGATACAAACTATAAAGCCTGAAAAAAATAGTATCATTAAGAAATTTGAACAGATTAGAGCAAAAACAAAAAACGCCCAAGAGACTCAGGCGCTTTTAGAATTAAAATCTCAATATTGTGATGTAAATAAATGTCTATCGTGTGCTATTGGAAATTTCCTCATAGCAGATAGTTGA